A genome region from Chengkuizengella sp. SCS-71B includes the following:
- a CDS encoding transcriptional regulator, giving the protein MFGLGKPRTKLGKYIDKKKISQKWISDNCGIDKNTTSRLTGNDSYKPNRSTKHRIVSGLRKKGEEVEESDFW; this is encoded by the coding sequence ATGTTTGGATTAGGTAAACCAAGAACAAAATTAGGGAAATATATCGATAAGAAGAAAATCTCACAAAAATGGATAAGTGATAATTGTGGAATAGACAAAAATACAACAAGTAGATTGACTGGAAATGATAGCTATAAACCAAATCGAAGTACAAAACATAGAATAGTATCGGGATTGAGAAAAAAAGGAGAGGAAGTGGAGGAATCGGATTTTTGGTGA
- a CDS encoding excalibur calcium-binding domain-containing protein — MLFVIEEKELGSVQVANNEESTIDIPYANCTLAREAGVTPLHAGDLGYSTKLDRDGDGVACE; from the coding sequence GTGTTATTTGTAATTGAAGAAAAAGAACTTGGCAGTGTTCAAGTTGCTAACAATGAAGAATCCACAATTGATATACCTTATGCTAACTGTACACTAGCAAGAGAAGCAGGAGTTACACCTTTACATGCAGGTGATTTAGGATATAGTACAAAACTAGATCGAGATGGTGATGGAGTAGCTTGTGAGTGA